The Methanosarcina barkeri MS DNA window CCTGTGCTTGAAGTACCAGAATAAAGGTTTTCCGGATACATATTTACTGACCAGAACACAATTAAAATCTTTATTTATTGCAATAGGTTCAGGAACATCAATTATTTTTCGAGCTTTTTTAAGATCCTCATACTCTTTCTTCATTAAACTGTAACTGTCATATTTTTTGATCACTCCCGTAGGTACTGCAAAAAATTTGGCTATAACAGTGAGTTTTTCCCCTTTAAATTCATATTTACAGATCCTATGCGATGCATGACTGAGTTTAAACATTCGAACTTCACAACCCTTATTCTGTATTCTATCCCCAAGGCCCTCTACAAGCCAGTCCCTAAAAGTGTCACCTGGCTTTACTGTCCGAATGTATTCAAAAGATGCTACAAAATCCCCTCCATCATACTTGAATGGCTGTGAGCCTTGATTAATGTAGCTATCCAGTGATAGTTTATATCTTGAGAAACATTGAAAAAAGTAAGATTTTTGTTAAGGATTACCGTTTAGAATCCTTGTCAATCATCTATGATTAAATTCTGCCTTTTTGTTACTTTCTGACCATTAATCATAAAAAATGATGTAAAAAATAAAAAAACTATATGAAAATGAATGTGTATAAAAAAATCAACGCTTTATTTAAAATGTACAAAATCTATATAACATCAAGTACGTTCTAGGCGGTTAATATTTGGATTGTAAGAATTAACGTAGATAATAACGCTTTTTGGACAGGTTCTTAATCAGATTTTTCAAAGAGGGCAGGATGCTTTTCTTTTAATTGTATGAAAAGTTTTTCATCTAATTTTGCATTATAAAGTGTTTTTACATTAGAAAGCTGGTCAACTAATAAATGCTGAGCACCTTCTAGATTTGCCTCCTTAAATTTAGCCCCTTGAAGATTAGCTTTTCTGAAGTTAACTCTTTGAAGGTCAGCTCCATTAAAATTAGCCTCTTTAAGATTAGCTCTTTGAAGATTGGCACCCTCAAGTTTAGCATTTATAAGGTTAGCTCCCTGGAAGTTAGTCCCTTTAAGGTTAGCTTTTTGAAGTTTAGCACTTATAAGTTTAGATTTTATAAAGTTAGCTCCTTGAAGGATAGCTTCTTTAAGTTTGGCCTCTTCAAGGTTAGTTTCCTCAAATTCAGCTTTTTTAAGATTAGCTCCTTTAAGTTTAGCTTTTTCAAAATTAGCCTTTCCAAGGTAAGCCCTTTGAAGATTAGCTTTTCTGAGGTCAGTTCTTTGTAGATTAGCTTCTTGAAGATTAGCTCCTTGCAGGTCAGCTCTTTGAAGGTTAGCCTCTTCAAGGTCGGCTCTTTGAAGGTCAGCTCCCTGAAGGTTAGCTTTTTCAAGACCAGTTCGTATAAGGCTAGTTTCTTTAAGGTTAGCTCCTTGAAGGTTAGCTTTTTCAAGGTCAGCTCCTTGCAGGTCAGCTCCTTGAAGATTAGCCTCTTGAAGATCAGCTTCACAGAATATAGCTCCTTGAAGGTTAGCCCTTTCAAGGTTTGCTTCTACAAGGTCTGTTCTTTGGAGGTTAGCTTCTTGAAGGTTAACTTCATGGAGGTCAGTTCTTTGAAGGCTAGCTCCTTGAAGATTGGCTTCTTTAAGGTTAGCTCCTTGCAGGTCTGCTCCATAAAGTGTGGCCACTTGAAGTTTAGCTCCTTGAAGATTGGCCTCTTGAAAATTAACTCCTTGAAGTTCAGTTGCCTGGAGATTAGCCTCTTTAAGGTTAGCTCCTTTAAAGCTAGCTCCATGGAGGTTAGAACCTATAAAATTTGCCTTTTCAAGATCAACTTCTATAAAGTCGGCTCCTTCAAGCTTAGTCTTTATAAAGTTAGCTCCTCGAAGATCTTTTTTTTCTTTATCGTCCATTTATAATCACTCAGATCTAGATTTAAATAAACATTGCTATCTTACAATTGACTTAATTCAAATTTTAAGGAATACGAAATTCAATTAATATGTTTATAGATATAATAGGACTTGCGCAGTTGAACTGAAAAATCAACAGCATCAGACCGTTAGCTGTCTAAAACGTAACTTTAAGTTACAGTCTTTTACGTAATTGATTT harbors:
- a CDS encoding pentapeptide repeat-containing protein, giving the protein MDDKEKKDLRGANFIKTKLEGADFIEVDLEKANFIGSNLHGASFKGANLKEANLQATELQGVNFQEANLQGAKLQVATLYGADLQGANLKEANLQGASLQRTDLHEVNLQEANLQRTDLVEANLERANLQGAIFCEADLQEANLQGADLQGADLEKANLQGANLKETSLIRTGLEKANLQGADLQRADLEEANLQRADLQGANLQEANLQRTDLRKANLQRAYLGKANFEKAKLKGANLKKAEFEETNLEEAKLKEAILQGANFIKSKLISAKLQKANLKGTNFQGANLINAKLEGANLQRANLKEANFNGADLQRVNFRKANLQGAKFKEANLEGAQHLLVDQLSNVKTLYNAKLDEKLFIQLKEKHPALFEKSD